One part of the Sphingopyxis sp. PAMC25046 genome encodes these proteins:
- a CDS encoding VirB3 family type IV secretion system protein, with translation MDAPAEVTGFFAPVHRALAEPILLGGAPRALAIANGTLAAGIGLGLRLWIAGLVLWIVGHALSVWAARRDPQFVDVAKRHLKYPVWMRP, from the coding sequence ATGGATGCCCCGGCCGAAGTCACCGGTTTCTTCGCGCCCGTGCACCGCGCGCTCGCCGAGCCGATCCTGCTCGGCGGCGCGCCGCGCGCCCTCGCGATCGCCAATGGCACGCTCGCGGCCGGGATCGGCCTTGGCCTCCGCCTCTGGATCGCGGGTCTCGTCCTCTGGATCGTCGGCCATGCGCTCTCGGTCTGGGCGGCGCGCCGCGACCCGCAATTCGTCGACGTCGCCAAGCGTCACCTCAAATATCCTGTCTGGATGCGGCCATGA
- the trbF gene encoding conjugal transfer protein TrbF, translating to MFRRPSQHYGKSPVPVTPYQRAAQVWDDRIGSARTQAKSWRLAFFGCLALSGGLASALVWQSLRGTITPWVVEVDKLGEARSVAPADADFSPTDPQIAFHLARFIEHVRSIPADPVVLRKDWLSAYDFTTPKGAQALSDHARANDPFAEVGKMQVAVDVSSVIRASRDSFRIAWTERRYQDGSLVETSRWSAILTTSIQPPRTPDALRRNPLGVFVTAISWSKELSQ from the coding sequence ATGTTTCGACGCCCGTCCCAACATTATGGCAAGTCCCCGGTCCCGGTTACGCCCTACCAGCGCGCGGCGCAGGTCTGGGACGACCGCATCGGCTCGGCCCGCACCCAGGCGAAAAGCTGGCGCCTCGCCTTCTTCGGCTGTCTCGCGCTTTCGGGCGGACTCGCCTCGGCGCTCGTGTGGCAGTCGCTCCGCGGCACGATCACCCCTTGGGTCGTCGAGGTCGACAAGCTCGGCGAGGCAAGATCGGTGGCGCCCGCCGATGCCGACTTTTCGCCGACCGACCCGCAGATCGCATTCCATCTCGCGCGCTTCATCGAGCATGTCCGCTCGATCCCGGCCGATCCGGTGGTGCTCCGAAAGGACTGGCTCAGCGCCTATGACTTCACCACGCCCAAGGGCGCGCAGGCGCTGAGCGATCACGCCCGCGCGAACGATCCCTTTGCCGAAGTCGGCAAGATGCAGGTCGCCGTCGATGTATCGAGCGTCATCCGCGCATCGCGCGACAGCTTTCGCATCGCCTGGACCGAGCGCCGCTATCAGGATGGCAGCCTGGTCGAGACGTCGCGCTGGTCGGCGATCCTGACCACCTCGATCCAGCCGCCCCGCACTCCCGACGCCCTGCGCCGGAACCCGCTCGGCGTTTTTGTCACCGCTATTTCTTGGTCGAAGGAGCTCAGCCAATGA
- the trbL gene encoding P-type conjugative transfer protein TrbL, protein MNDTGVIDNFLSVFSTYIDSGFGLLGGEVGFLSSTLIVIDITIAALFWAWGTDEDVLQRLVKKTLYIGVFAFIIGNFQALATILLESFAGLGLKAAGSAMAIGDFMRPGMIASTGLDAAEPLLDATADLVGPVGLFTNFVQILILLIAWVIVVIAFFILAVQVFVTILEFKLVTLAGFVLLPFAFFGRTAFMAERVLGHIISSGIKLLVLAVITGIGTTLFQRFMDAGLGTEPDIREVMAIALGALTLLGLGIFGPSVANGIVAGGPQLGAGAAAGTTLAAGATIAAGAAGATLAAGAASSAVGRTALGASRASGSASASYARGAAGKSGMRAFGAGLANVARDTARGAGSPLRAAADRLRQSYAAGQAGKSVAGAATASDGAASPPTWAAAMKRRQAVTSGATIASQTLKAGDSHGAGSAPDISQKD, encoded by the coding sequence ATGAACGACACCGGCGTCATCGATAATTTCCTGTCGGTCTTCTCGACCTATATCGACAGCGGGTTCGGTCTGCTCGGCGGCGAGGTCGGCTTCCTGTCCTCGACGCTGATCGTGATCGACATAACGATCGCGGCGCTCTTCTGGGCATGGGGCACCGACGAGGATGTGCTGCAGCGGCTGGTGAAGAAGACGCTCTATATCGGCGTCTTCGCCTTCATCATCGGCAATTTCCAGGCGCTGGCCACGATATTGCTCGAGAGCTTCGCCGGGCTGGGCCTGAAAGCGGCAGGAAGCGCGATGGCGATCGGCGATTTCATGCGCCCCGGCATGATCGCGTCCACCGGCCTCGATGCCGCCGAGCCCTTGCTCGACGCGACCGCCGATCTTGTCGGCCCGGTGGGGCTCTTCACCAACTTCGTCCAGATCCTGATCCTGCTGATCGCCTGGGTGATCGTCGTGATCGCCTTCTTCATTCTCGCGGTGCAGGTCTTCGTCACGATCCTGGAGTTTAAATTGGTGACGCTCGCGGGCTTCGTCCTGCTGCCCTTCGCCTTCTTCGGACGTACCGCCTTCATGGCCGAGCGCGTCCTCGGCCATATCATCTCCTCGGGCATCAAGCTGCTCGTGCTCGCGGTCATCACCGGCATCGGCACGACCCTCTTCCAGCGCTTCATGGACGCGGGGCTCGGGACCGAACCCGACATCCGCGAGGTGATGGCGATCGCCCTCGGCGCCTTGACCCTGCTCGGTCTCGGCATCTTCGGTCCGAGCGTCGCCAACGGCATCGTGGCGGGCGGCCCGCAGCTCGGCGCAGGCGCCGCCGCAGGCACGACCCTCGCGGCCGGCGCCACGATCGCCGCCGGGGCCGCCGGCGCGACGCTGGCGGCGGGCGCGGCGAGCAGCGCCGTCGGTCGCACCGCGCTCGGCGCCTCGCGCGCGTCCGGCAGCGCTTCGGCATCCTATGCCCGGGGCGCGGCCGGGAAGAGCGGGATGCGGGCGTTCGGTGCGGGGCTCGCCAATGTGGCGCGTGACACGGCGCGCGGCGCGGGTTCGCCGCTCCGCGCCGCGGCTGACCGCCTGCGTCAAAGCTATGCCGCGGGGCAGGCGGGCAAGTCCGTGGCCGGCGCTGCCACCGCGAGCGACGGCGCGGCGTCGCCCCCGACCTGGGCGGCCGCCATGAAGCGACGTCAGGCCGTCACCTCGGGCGCCACCATCGCCTCGCAGACCCTCAAGGCCGGCGACAGCCATGGCGCCGGCTCCGCTCCCGACATCAGCCAGAAGGATTGA
- the trbE gene encoding conjugal transfer protein TrbE, translated as MMNLAEYRSKSACLSDYLPWVALVAEGAVLNKDGSFQRTAAFRGPDLDSATPAELVAVTARLNNAIRRLGSGWALFVEAQRLPSSDYPASSFPDPASALVDMERREQFREEGAHFESRYYLTLLWMPPAEDASRAEGWLYEGMERSGVDPKEHLASFIDRSNRILHLVEGFMPEAEWLDDGETLTYLHSTVSTKRQRVRVPETPVYLDALLTDQPLIGGLEPRLGEQHLRTLTITGFPTATWPGLLDDLNRLAFAYRWSTRAIMLDKTDATKLLTKIRRQWFAKRKSIAAILKEVMTNEQSALVDSDASNKAADADMALQELGADHAGVAYVTATVTVWDSDAALAAEKLRLVEKVIQGRDFTCTIEGMNAIEAWLGSLPGHAYANVRQPPISTLNLAHMIPLSAVWAGAERDEHFGDAPLLYGKTEGSTPFRLSLHVGDVGHCLVVGPTGAGKSVLLATMAMQFRRYPGSQIFAFDFGGSIRAAALAMGGDWQDLGGALHDGEGGVALQPLARIDEASERSWAAEWLAALFAGEGMMIDPAAKEHLWSALTSLATAPVAERTLTGLAVLLQSRDLKQALAPYLVGGPWGRLLDADEERIGAARVQAFETEGLVGAASAGPVLSYLFHRIAGRLDGSPTLIIIDEGWLVLDSPAFAAQLREWLKTLRKKNASVVFATQSLADIETSSIAPAIIESCPTRIFLPNERALEPQIARIYERFGLNDRQIEILSRATPKRDYYCQSRRGNRLFDLGLGEVALAFTAASSKTDQTRIAELFAAHGPEGFAAAWLSHRKLEWAAELLPTIAAPNEECPR; from the coding sequence ATGATGAACCTCGCCGAATATCGCTCGAAGTCGGCCTGCCTTTCCGATTATCTCCCCTGGGTCGCGCTGGTCGCCGAGGGCGCGGTGCTCAATAAGGATGGCTCGTTCCAGCGAACCGCGGCCTTCCGCGGCCCCGATCTCGACAGCGCCACCCCCGCCGAACTCGTCGCGGTCACCGCCCGGCTCAACAATGCGATCCGGCGCCTCGGCTCCGGCTGGGCCTTGTTCGTGGAGGCGCAGCGGCTGCCGTCGAGCGATTATCCCGCATCCTCATTTCCCGATCCGGCATCCGCTCTTGTCGACATGGAGCGCCGCGAGCAATTCCGGGAGGAAGGGGCGCATTTCGAGAGCCGCTATTATCTGACCCTCCTGTGGATGCCGCCGGCCGAGGATGCCTCGCGGGCGGAGGGCTGGCTTTATGAGGGTATGGAGCGCTCGGGGGTCGATCCGAAGGAGCATCTCGCGAGCTTCATCGACCGGTCGAACCGCATCCTTCATCTCGTCGAAGGCTTCATGCCCGAGGCCGAATGGCTCGATGACGGCGAGACGCTGACCTATCTCCATTCAACCGTATCGACGAAGCGGCAGCGTGTCCGGGTTCCCGAGACGCCAGTCTATCTCGACGCGCTGCTGACGGACCAGCCGCTCATCGGCGGGCTTGAGCCGCGGCTCGGCGAGCAGCATCTGCGGACCCTGACGATCACGGGCTTTCCGACCGCGACCTGGCCCGGCCTCCTCGACGATCTCAACCGGCTGGCCTTCGCCTATCGCTGGTCGACCCGCGCGATCATGCTCGACAAGACAGACGCGACCAAGCTGCTGACGAAAATCCGGCGACAATGGTTCGCCAAGCGCAAGTCGATCGCGGCGATCCTCAAGGAGGTGATGACCAACGAGCAATCGGCGCTCGTCGACAGCGATGCCTCGAACAAGGCGGCCGACGCCGACATGGCGTTGCAGGAGCTCGGCGCCGATCATGCCGGCGTCGCCTATGTGACCGCGACCGTCACCGTGTGGGACAGCGACGCGGCCCTCGCCGCCGAGAAGCTCCGGCTGGTCGAGAAAGTCATCCAGGGGCGCGACTTCACCTGCACGATCGAGGGCATGAACGCGATCGAGGCCTGGCTCGGGAGCCTGCCCGGCCACGCCTACGCCAATGTCCGCCAGCCGCCGATTTCCACCCTCAACCTTGCCCACATGATCCCCCTGTCTGCCGTGTGGGCGGGGGCGGAACGGGACGAGCATTTCGGAGACGCCCCCTTGCTCTATGGCAAGACCGAAGGCTCGACCCCGTTCCGCCTTTCCCTCCATGTCGGCGACGTCGGTCATTGCCTCGTCGTCGGTCCGACGGGGGCAGGCAAATCGGTGCTGCTCGCGACGATGGCGATGCAGTTTCGCCGCTATCCGGGCTCGCAAATCTTCGCGTTCGATTTCGGCGGCTCGATCCGCGCCGCAGCCCTCGCGATGGGCGGGGACTGGCAGGATCTTGGCGGGGCGCTCCACGATGGCGAGGGCGGCGTGGCGTTGCAGCCGCTCGCCCGGATCGACGAGGCGTCCGAGCGGAGCTGGGCTGCCGAATGGCTCGCCGCGCTGTTCGCGGGCGAAGGCATGATGATCGACCCGGCGGCGAAGGAGCATCTCTGGTCGGCGCTGACCTCACTCGCGACGGCGCCTGTCGCCGAACGCACGCTGACGGGGCTCGCGGTGCTTCTCCAGTCGCGCGACCTCAAGCAGGCGCTCGCGCCCTATTTGGTCGGCGGACCCTGGGGGCGGCTGCTCGATGCCGACGAGGAGCGCATCGGGGCCGCGCGCGTGCAGGCCTTCGAGACCGAAGGCCTTGTCGGCGCCGCGTCGGCGGGACCCGTCCTGTCCTATCTGTTTCACCGGATCGCCGGACGGCTCGACGGCTCGCCGACGCTCATCATCATCGACGAAGGCTGGCTCGTGCTCGACAGCCCGGCCTTCGCGGCGCAGCTCCGCGAATGGCTGAAGACGCTCCGCAAGAAGAATGCGAGCGTGGTCTTCGCGACGCAGAGCCTTGCCGACATCGAAACCTCTAGCATCGCACCCGCGATCATCGAGAGCTGTCCGACCCGCATATTTCTGCCGAACGAGCGCGCGCTCGAGCCGCAGATTGCCCGCATCTACGAGCGCTTCGGTCTCAATGACCGGCAAATAGAGATACTGAGCCGGGCGACCCCGAAGCGCGACTATTATTGCCAGTCGCGGCGCGGCAATCGCCTCTTCGACCTGGGGCTAGGCGAGGTTGCGCTCGCCTTCACCGCGGCATCTTCGAAGACCGATCAGACGCGCATCGCGGAGCTGTTCGCAGCGCACGGCCCCGAAGGGTTCGCGGCCGCCTGGCTTTCCCACCGCAAGCTCGAATGGGCGGCCGAGCTGCTCCCCACCATTGCCGCCCCCAATGAGGAGTGCCCCCGATGA
- the trbG gene encoding P-type conjugative transfer protein TrbG — MIRLTLLLGAAALALPAQAAPADPRTQVGRANDAARVQPERATFLNAIQKYAWADGALFQVYTAPGQVTDIALQEGEELVGPGPVAAGDTVRWVIGDTVSGTGASRRVHILVKPTRPDIMTNLVINTSRRTYHIELRATPATYMAAVSWSYPQDELIALRSAGTEQARLAPVAGGIDFAALSFAYRISGAKVPWRPVRVFDDGRQLFVEFGAAIATADMPPLFAVGEKGAAELLNYRVDGRYMIVDRLFDRAELRLGSGRGAKAVRIERETPRARGRS; from the coding sequence ATGATCCGCCTTACCCTTCTTCTCGGCGCTGCCGCGCTCGCGCTGCCGGCGCAGGCGGCACCCGCCGATCCGCGCACGCAGGTCGGCCGCGCGAACGACGCGGCGCGCGTCCAGCCCGAGCGCGCGACCTTCCTCAACGCCATCCAGAAATATGCCTGGGCCGATGGCGCGCTGTTCCAAGTCTACACCGCCCCCGGACAGGTCACCGACATCGCATTGCAGGAAGGCGAGGAGCTTGTCGGTCCGGGGCCTGTCGCGGCCGGCGACACCGTGCGCTGGGTGATCGGCGATACGGTGAGCGGGACGGGCGCGTCGCGCCGCGTCCATATTTTGGTGAAGCCCACGCGCCCCGACATCATGACGAATCTGGTCATCAACACCAGCCGTCGGACCTATCACATCGAGCTGCGCGCGACCCCCGCCACCTATATGGCGGCGGTCTCCTGGTCCTATCCGCAGGACGAGCTGATCGCGCTTCGCTCCGCCGGGACCGAACAGGCGCGGCTCGCTCCGGTTGCAGGCGGGATCGATTTCGCGGCGTTGAGTTTTGCGTATCGCATCTCCGGCGCGAAGGTCCCCTGGCGGCCGGTGCGCGTTTTCGACGATGGGCGCCAGCTCTTCGTCGAGTTCGGTGCTGCGATCGCAACCGCGGACATGCCCCCGCTGTTCGCGGTCGGCGAGAAAGGCGCGGCGGAGCTGCTCAACTACCGGGTCGACGGCCGTTACATGATCGTCGACCGCCTTTTCGATCGCGCTGAACTCCGGCTGGGGAGCGGGCGCGGCGCCAAGGCCGTGCGGATCGAACGCGAAACGCCGCGCGCGCGAGGCCGGTCGTGA
- a CDS encoding DUF2274 domain-containing protein, with protein sequence MSRLRLGPIVEEKPVKATVELTGKLARDLADYAAAHAKENGLSEPLSIERLIPPMLERFVATDRGFAKARR encoded by the coding sequence ATGAGTCGGCTGCGACTTGGGCCGATCGTCGAGGAGAAGCCGGTCAAGGCTACTGTCGAACTCACGGGCAAGCTTGCGCGCGATCTCGCTGACTATGCCGCGGCACATGCGAAGGAAAATGGCCTGTCGGAGCCGTTGTCGATCGAACGGCTCATACCGCCGATGCTGGAACGGTTCGTCGCGACCGATCGCGGTTTTGCGAAGGCGCGGCGTTAG
- a CDS encoding TrbI/VirB10 family protein, with protein MTAPEQPGTEAVPAEAEVAPIAPASPDAFRLAGETPRVMRLSRKTLAVIGGAGGLAIAASLMWALRTPAPAERRELYEASNNARPDAVPGAPADYGAVPKLGPPLPGDLGRPIVAAQGSGEAIPVPPIGAEGRNPPDPRVAAAEQARQRALQERESAQTSRLFLGGGTASSAATDIVPAEAAAPEQAAEPRTANEGRRQFLASGSKRPLESGERLIAPSSALIVQAGTVIPAALITGIRSDLPGQISAQVTQNIYDSPTGRILLIPQGSRLIGEYDSEIAAGQSRVLLAWDRLILPGGRSIRLERQPGADAAGMSGLEDRVNNHWGRMVRAALVSTLLGVGSELSVGGDDELARALRYGMQDSTSQAGRRIVERELAVRPTLTIRPGFALRVVVTRDLILEPQADWR; from the coding sequence GTGACGGCGCCCGAACAGCCGGGCACGGAAGCTGTGCCCGCCGAGGCCGAGGTTGCGCCGATCGCCCCTGCGAGCCCCGATGCGTTCCGCTTGGCGGGTGAGACTCCGCGGGTCATGCGTCTGTCACGGAAAACGCTGGCGGTTATCGGCGGGGCCGGCGGTCTTGCGATTGCGGCATCGCTCATGTGGGCGCTGCGAACGCCGGCCCCGGCCGAGCGTCGGGAGCTCTATGAAGCGAGCAACAATGCGCGGCCCGACGCGGTCCCCGGAGCACCCGCCGATTATGGCGCCGTGCCGAAGCTCGGTCCGCCGCTCCCCGGCGACCTTGGCCGGCCGATCGTTGCGGCGCAGGGGAGCGGCGAAGCCATCCCCGTCCCGCCGATCGGCGCGGAAGGGCGCAATCCTCCCGATCCGCGCGTGGCGGCCGCCGAACAGGCGCGGCAGCGGGCACTGCAGGAGCGCGAGAGCGCCCAGACGAGCCGGCTCTTTCTGGGGGGCGGAACCGCAAGTTCCGCAGCAACAGATATTGTGCCCGCCGAGGCGGCCGCGCCCGAACAGGCGGCGGAGCCTCGCACGGCCAATGAGGGGCGGCGTCAGTTTCTGGCATCGGGTTCGAAACGGCCCCTCGAAAGTGGCGAGCGGCTGATCGCCCCGAGCTCCGCGCTGATCGTCCAGGCCGGGACTGTCATTCCGGCAGCGCTCATCACGGGCATACGCTCGGACCTTCCGGGCCAGATCAGCGCGCAGGTGACGCAGAATATCTATGACAGTCCGACCGGGCGTATCCTGCTCATCCCGCAAGGGTCGCGGTTGATCGGCGAATATGACAGCGAGATCGCGGCGGGACAGAGCCGGGTGCTCCTCGCATGGGATCGCCTCATCTTGCCCGGCGGACGATCGATCCGCCTCGAACGGCAGCCCGGCGCCGACGCCGCAGGCATGTCGGGGCTGGAGGATCGGGTGAACAATCATTGGGGCCGGATGGTCCGCGCCGCGCTCGTCTCGACCCTGCTCGGGGTCGGGAGCGAGCTCAGCGTCGGCGGCGACGACGAACTCGCCCGGGCGCTCCGCTACGGGATGCAGGACAGCACGAGCCAGGCCGGGCGCCGCATCGTCGAGCGCGAACTGGCGGTGCGTCCGACGCTCACCATCCGGCCGGGTTTCGCGCTCCGCGTAGTCGTCACCCGCGACCTTATTCTCGAGCCGCAGGCGGATTGGAGATGA
- the trbK-alt gene encoding putative entry exclusion protein TrbK-alt, with amino-acid sequence MGRAGGLVMGAIVLGLALTLALVAALDPPAPRASAPAISGADAPPDYGDTLRRCRTATEADPECEAAWEAKRRHFFRTEKSKP; translated from the coding sequence ATGGGCCGGGCGGGCGGGCTGGTGATGGGGGCAATCGTCCTGGGTCTTGCGCTGACCCTTGCCCTTGTCGCCGCGCTCGATCCGCCCGCGCCCCGTGCGTCCGCCCCCGCGATCTCCGGGGCGGACGCACCCCCCGATTATGGCGACACGCTTCGTCGCTGCCGAACCGCCACCGAAGCCGATCCCGAATGCGAGGCGGCCTGGGAAGCGAAGCGGCGCCATTTCTTCCGGACCGAAAAGAGCAAGCCATGA
- a CDS encoding competence protein CoiA family protein: MVRHVEQIVSHRDGPFTCLGCKERLTLRLPKKMRKHFAHQSDSRCSGETALHLYAKLLLAAVRWVTLPSLVLREERLEEVVFEGGQFALDEVRLETSEGDFQPDAMVWIGSDRRAVEFKVSHAVDEEKQQKVARAGCPMIEIDLYGVRWRQLDGAELDQQILHDAPRHWIHHPDRERSAQRLSERVTAEATRKGEALRWHIRERPQKPPVDTEWVAEIMADLQYAELDYLFGAKSRMGHWFTVRPQLWQAALVHALIYTPSIKYSAGSDIHIHGEWPNEANLESVLPTWMLRTDLSNYKPNALAAAGYSRESFGSPSQAVTEYLFNLFTDRQAVVWERDEQRFYVDPDLHARVHNRYDLERTVACIAKDAGHPDPDGFSRRWMRRYNVDGRNPWKVAAEGGDDFHALDKRVRAIFDMSRSYRDLPIVDDLCGLPFQEWRDGIRQKREAKEAAERKRIEDAKESRRRNFAIAAKNALKDEAETWLASTVVDGVPITEWACGSDDLYWRAFSHIERAEDVRKRRVLAAEAAEEFRKRLTTASNKAFRDPDRAHLFLNSAHPKLAGRRPIEACETDADLRVALALLPKV; the protein is encoded by the coding sequence GTGGTTCGGCACGTCGAACAGATCGTATCGCACCGCGACGGCCCCTTTACCTGCCTTGGATGCAAGGAACGACTGACCCTTCGGCTCCCGAAGAAGATGCGGAAGCATTTCGCGCACCAGTCCGACAGCCGATGCTCAGGCGAGACGGCCCTGCATCTCTACGCCAAGCTGCTGCTGGCTGCTGTCCGGTGGGTCACCCTGCCAAGCCTTGTCCTCCGCGAGGAGCGATTGGAGGAGGTCGTTTTCGAAGGCGGGCAATTCGCGCTCGACGAGGTGAGGCTAGAGACATCGGAGGGCGATTTTCAGCCCGATGCCATGGTGTGGATCGGGTCCGATCGCCGCGCGGTGGAATTCAAGGTGTCGCACGCGGTCGATGAGGAGAAGCAGCAGAAGGTCGCGCGCGCAGGCTGCCCGATGATCGAGATCGATCTTTACGGAGTGCGTTGGCGCCAGCTTGATGGCGCCGAACTCGACCAGCAGATTTTGCACGACGCACCGCGGCACTGGATCCATCATCCGGATCGCGAGCGTTCCGCGCAGCGCCTGTCCGAGCGGGTCACGGCGGAAGCGACGCGCAAGGGCGAGGCGCTCCGATGGCATATCCGGGAGCGACCGCAGAAGCCTCCCGTCGATACCGAATGGGTCGCGGAGATCATGGCCGACCTGCAATATGCCGAACTGGACTATCTGTTCGGGGCCAAGAGCCGGATGGGCCATTGGTTCACGGTAAGGCCGCAGCTTTGGCAGGCGGCGCTCGTGCATGCCCTGATCTACACGCCGAGCATCAAATACTCGGCGGGATCGGACATCCATATCCATGGCGAGTGGCCGAACGAGGCCAATCTCGAGAGCGTGCTGCCGACATGGATGCTGCGCACCGACCTCAGCAATTACAAACCGAACGCGCTGGCAGCGGCCGGCTACTCGCGGGAGAGTTTCGGGTCGCCCAGCCAAGCCGTGACCGAATATCTCTTCAATCTCTTCACCGATCGGCAGGCTGTGGTGTGGGAGCGTGACGAGCAGCGCTTCTATGTCGACCCCGATCTTCATGCCCGCGTTCACAATCGCTACGACCTTGAGCGCACCGTTGCCTGCATCGCCAAGGATGCCGGCCATCCCGATCCCGATGGTTTCAGCCGGCGCTGGATGCGGCGATATAATGTCGACGGCCGAAATCCTTGGAAGGTGGCGGCGGAAGGCGGCGATGATTTTCACGCGCTGGACAAGCGGGTCCGGGCGATCTTCGACATGTCGCGCAGCTATCGCGACCTTCCCATCGTCGACGATCTTTGCGGATTGCCCTTTCAGGAGTGGCGCGACGGTATCCGACAGAAGCGCGAGGCGAAGGAAGCCGCCGAGCGCAAGCGGATCGAAGACGCAAAGGAAAGCCGGCGGCGGAACTTCGCCATTGCCGCGAAAAACGCGCTCAAGGACGAGGCCGAGACCTGGCTCGCATCGACGGTGGTCGATGGAGTGCCGATCACCGAGTGGGCGTGTGGCAGCGACGATCTCTATTGGCGAGCCTTCAGCCATATCGAGCGCGCCGAGGACGTGAGGAAGCGCCGGGTTTTGGCGGCGGAAGCGGCGGAGGAATTTCGCAAGCGGCTCACGACCGCCTCCAACAAGGCCTTCCGCGATCCCGACCGCGCGCACCTTTTTCTCAACAGTGCGCACCCGAAGCTTGCCGGTCGTCGCCCGATCGAAGCTTGTGAGACCGATGCGGATTTGAGAGTCGCTCTGGCGCTTCTCCCGAAAGTGTAG
- the trbJ gene encoding P-type conjugative transfer protein TrbJ, protein MKKNIVRAVAAAALVLLPVSGAMLAVPASAQLGGIVHDPRNYSQNILTAARTLEQINNQIKQLQNQATSLMNEAKNLNSLPTSTLGTLEAQVDQTRQLLAQAEGIAFNVSDIQKGFEARYKGGALTGSAAEMVANAEARWKDSVGAFEDAMKVQAGIVTNMGGTRTSISTIVGASQSATGALQAAQAGNQLLAIQSQQIADLAAVMSAQGRAEMLDAARAAAAEAEGRERFRRFRKGN, encoded by the coding sequence ATGAAGAAGAATATCGTCCGCGCCGTCGCTGCCGCGGCACTTGTGTTGCTGCCCGTGTCGGGCGCGATGCTGGCCGTCCCGGCGAGCGCCCAGCTCGGCGGCATCGTCCACGATCCGCGCAACTATTCGCAGAATATCCTGACCGCGGCGCGCACGCTCGAGCAGATCAACAACCAGATCAAGCAGCTGCAGAATCAGGCGACCTCGCTGATGAACGAGGCGAAGAACCTCAACAGCCTGCCGACATCGACGCTGGGCACGCTCGAGGCGCAGGTCGACCAGACGCGCCAGCTCCTCGCGCAGGCAGAGGGCATCGCGTTCAACGTGTCGGACATCCAGAAGGGGTTCGAGGCGCGCTACAAGGGCGGAGCGCTGACGGGCTCTGCCGCCGAGATGGTCGCCAATGCCGAGGCGCGCTGGAAGGACAGCGTCGGCGCCTTCGAGGATGCGATGAAGGTGCAGGCCGGCATCGTCACGAACATGGGCGGAACGCGGACGTCGATCTCGACGATCGTCGGCGCCAGCCAGTCGGCAACCGGCGCGCTGCAGGCCGCGCAGGCGGGCAACCAGCTGCTCGCCATCCAGTCGCAGCAGATCGCCGATCTCGCCGCCGTCATGAGTGCGCAGGGCCGCGCCGAGATGCTCGATGCCGCGCGCGCGGCGGCCGCCGAGGCCGAAGGCCGCGAGCGCTTCCGCCGCTTCCGCAAGGGCAATTGA